AAGGGGTTCCCTTAAGAGTTTACAGATGTTCTCCACGCAAAGTTAATGGCTTTGCAAAAATGAATCTACAATGTTCAGCAAATCTGAAAGGTGAAAGGATTCAGCTTGCATCACTACACTATGTTGGAAGCTACTACGGTATGGCTTTATGGAGAAAAATAGTGGCACGCTGCAGAGTATCATTTTCtatagagttaaaaaaaataataactgaaGCATCCCTGCCCGTGGATGGCAAAAGAACGTTATGTTGCCATCTATCAGGCAAATtgggctatatatacagtacatccaGATAGGCCAATTTGCCTGATtgatggcaaaaaattttttttttacatccactGGGTAGGGATGCTTCTCCAATTTATGGTTACCATATAGACGGGCTGTTGTTTTTTGGCTTACTGATTGGTCAACACTAAATAATCTGGTTTAACTGCATGCAAATGTCATATGAATGTTGCCTGTGCAGTAATGTCTCAGCAAATAATACCATTGCTTTGGTATTCCTTTAAATACCAAAACCCTATGGCACTCTAATTGGTGATTTTGATGTATCCATTAAAAATTTATATAATATCAATTTAGTGATTCACTAACCAACAATGTGTTTCTAGGGTTAAGCAGAAGATGCCTGAGAGCAAGTAACTTCCAGCGTGTATAATCATGTCTGCATAGTTCCGTCCTCTGCCTCATTTCTAACCATCCTCCCTGCTCACACTTTGGGTGACATAGCATGTcttattatttttaatatacaTTTGCTTCTGCCTGTCTAATCTATGCCTCTATCTGTCACTCCTTTCCTTTTTACAAAACTGTATTCTTCTTCAGATAACACATACACTCTATCTCTCAATAACCCCCGCCTCTCAAGAAACCACAGCCTGCGGTCCTGTTCTTCCTTATTTATTAAAGACTCCACACCCTCGTCTATGTTTCCTGTCGTCTTCAGGTACATAGTTTAAAGGCTGCAGCCCTGAAATGCTTCTGGATAAGAAAAGACCAGATCATCTTCAGCGATAAAGTGTATATTAGGCAAGGAAGGATTTTTACGGTAAGAAGCTCATGGGTCACCaagatcctatctatctatctatctatctatctatctatctgtctatctatctgtctatccatctatctatctgtctatcatctatttgACATTGAAAATAATGGTCATCTGCAATATGTGTGACCCTCTCATACAtttgtaccccccccccccatgcaatTTAACACAACTAATATTAAGTAAGGCTTATTGGCTTATTTTGCATATCATTGTTCAACCTTTCAAtttaatatatatttaataaatagatcaatttatttaaattatttctgttcaaaaattattatttacttCATCGCTTTGATTTTCCGGCATGATCTTTCAAACTTCCTTTGACTACAGAAATCATGATGAGTTAAAATGTTTTCAAAGACTTTACCGACATTAACAATTTCGAAATCAGCAGTAAGAACAGAAGGCATCATTTCCTGGATGAGTGCAGGACAAGAGTGACATGTTGTAAGCAAGTTGCTTAACCACATGACTGGCATTGTTCACATTATGTCTTCTCTTAAGGTGGTCATACACGCTAGGTAAAAGTCGGTTAATGGTTGAACAACCATTGAATGGTCGATGGTTTGCTGAATGATCATTAGATGAATCTAGCCATCCATATTGTTCCTCACAGTTGCTCAACCTACATATATTTTGAATGACAACCAACAAAAGATCTTTCTCTGAACTTTCTTGAAGGAAAGATAGTTTGTGGATGAAAGATCGGTTATGTGACTACTGTCTTTTCCCAGATCACGACAGTCTGTCATCATTTGGCTAAAACAACTTTTATAGGTAAATTTCACTCAATGAATGTTTGTTATATTTGGACTGTCCATTTTACACCGTACCTCATGTGATAGGGTGTCCGAGAAAGATCACAGTGTGGAAGACAGCCGACAGAAGATGTAAAGCACTACTTTATGTTCAATGCCACCATTGCAGCTCTGGTGGTGTATACAACAGTGCGTTGGACAGAAATGTCGCTTGGTCTGGTGTGTTGGACACAAATGTCACTTCAATTGCTTTGATAAAAGAACTCACATTTATTTCTGCATATCTGGAGTCCCGGGTTctcgttttctcttttttttttcttagtctTTGTTCCGACCTGGAGGAATTGTGTCTTAAGGATATTTTGATGCAGATTCTGCAATTCAGGATCTGCACAAAATCGTCAACAATTCTTCCATCTCTGACCATGTCAATATAGTCACATTCGTACATTGCTGCATATTACTGTGGCTTTACACAGCTGTTCATTACGCCACTATTCACATTTGGTCTGACATGATAGGGTTGGTGTAATGGTGACACATGCTTTAAGTATTAGTACTAATGACCCCATTAATATTTAATCAGTGGGGGGCCATCTCCTGGTACCCACAATGGTCAGGTGGATTAAGGGACTAATATTGAAGGTTCAGCCTTCTAATTCTTAGAATAGCCTGTTAATATTTGATCTGTATTGGGTGTATCTGCTGGTACCCTCACTATTTAGCTAAATTAAGGGGCAGCGGTGTCCCAGCATGCACCTCATTGTCATTCTCTATCCAGGACCAGCCCTATGCATACAGTTGAAGCTACACCTGGTTCTAAAACTCTAAATTCTCTGCAGCTGCAGCCCCTTAATTCAGCTGGCCAATCAGGGGTACCATGAGTGGTGCCCCAATCAATCAAATGTTAAAGCCCCTTTAATGATGTGATAATGGTAATTTCTCTATTTTTACATATTGATTGTAAATTAATCCTTGTATATCTTCATCAAGTGCTTCCTGTTTATTCCATACATTCATGTACATTACCCTTATAAGATAAGGCCACCATTGTAAAATAATGTACATGCTTATGCCCCATCTTGTCCATTAAGCACAGCTCTTTATAGAGAGCAAGGGTCACATTTCTTCAAATCTTTCCTTATTCTGGATATCTCTGCAGATGTACAGTTCATTGTATGCTTCTTCAAGACTCTGAAATGTACTAAGTATTATATGAATGAAGCACAGCACATATACACTTCATCACCACAAAGAATATTCTCCTTGCCGGACATGCGAAGGCTTCTGTAGCGTGTGTTCACATTGTACTGAGTGTCTAGCAGTAGGCCATGTAAAGACATATATGACAGGAAGTTGAAATACCATCATATGCTAAACGAGCCTCCCTTATCACAGCGGCCAAACCCAAACACTGGCTTTGTTGTCCATGGCAACCAGTCTCAGCCCTGCTTTCCTTTTTTACCAGCACAAAATAAGAAATGAAAGTAGTACTCTGAGGCCCAGGCTCCTCTACTTTCACTGAGCCTGATACTTCCTCAGAATGTCAGAATCCTTGACGTTTTTAATAACTTCCATTTTTCAGTTCAGCTATAAAACATTTTATgtgtagtagtgatgagcgaccgtgctCAGATAAgttgttttccgagcatgctcaggtgctaaccaagtgactttggtgtgctcgaataatatgtttgagtccccacggctgcttgttcgacagccgcaacacatgcaggtgtGGGGACTTGAAGGGTCATGGAAAAATAGGTATGACTGTCCTTTTTAGAGGGTTGCATTATAAAAGGGCATGGCTGAACAACATCAGAGCAGCAGGAGGTGGTGATAGAACGGGTGCACCGTTTTAGTAAATGGGCGAGGATATTAGTGTTAATAATACTAGTATGAGCAGTGACGGACAGAGACAGAGAAGGGCCACTGTGCAAGATTGATATATGGGCCCTCTGCAGTCAATTAGGCCTGTCTATGTcagaagctgctttggaggtggaagtgggccccagtgtggctgcacaggttgccccTGAATATGGGGATTGGATATATTTGCAACTTCCTGCTGGTATATATGTAACGACTATATAATGGATTGGTTAGTATTCAGAATTAAATAATATCTTATGCACTACAACTCCCAAATACATGTATTCTTTCGATCATGGCAAATATAGTGTAAAAATAGTCTTATGGTGAATATCCAACTCCATATCTTATAAAGTAATATTTTGAAAACTGTTACCCAGTTTTTACTATGTTTTATTGTTCAACTATTTGACTTGACTAACATTAAAAATCCATATTTCAGGAAGAATGTATTTTCTGTCAACGATACTGTTGGGTTTGTTGATATCCCCTGCCATTACTTACAAGCTTCCTCTTCGGAATGGACCCCCTTTGACTGATGATAACACCATAGACAAACCATACAATTTACAGTGGGAATGGCACTCACAGGACAGAATGGATGAAGGCAAATTCATGTTAGCTCACTTGAGAAGAGTTAAGAAGTCTCCGAAAGAGGATGTCAAGTCAGATGAAAAAATAATTCCAAAAGTCGATCCAACAGAACCCCTTTATGAAGAGCTTTCTGATACCACCCCATACATTCTGGAGGCATCTAGTGCTCTTACAAAAGCTAAGAAGATGCCCGTTTTGAGTAAAGTGGAAACAACCCCATTAACTAATTTAAAGCAACCTACAAAAAGAGCTGAACTTGATGAGGATGAAACTACCCCTTTATCTGATTTAGAGCACACAGCAAATTTAGCTGAACTTGATGAGGATGAAACTACCCCTTTATCTGATTTAGAGCACACAACAAATGGAGCTGAACTTGATGAGGAAAAGACTACCCCTTTATCTGATTTAGCGCACACAACAAATGGAGCTGAACTTGATGAGGATGAAACTACCACTTTATCTGATTTAGAGCAAACAACAAATATAGCTAAACAGGCCCTCAACGAGGATGAAACCACACAGGTCAGAAAATCGATTACCCAGCCACAAACTCTGGTCACTGAATCACCATTGAACCCTAACACTTCTGAAGAATTACCTGTTTTAACAAGTAAAACATTTAACAAAGCCACCACCGTAAGCCAAATTAATTCCAAAGGTAGTCAAGACGCAAGCAGCCCACAAACTACCACCAATGATAAATTGTTGGAGGATATCACATCTAGCTCATCACCGAAAGCACCAAAGACCTCCTCATCCTCAACGTCAGTTATCTTGCAAGATCTAACAACTGAACATGATGTCGCCTCTAGTTCCCCTACAAAACCATCAGGAGTAACATATATATCCACCTCTTTAGAAGATAAAGTACATACGCAGTCTATGATGAGACAGTGCATGCTTACAATCTTAATCCTTTCTGTTGTATGCACCATCTTTATTATTTCAACCATAGCCCTTGCTGCCAAACTTTCTTCTATGAATCAGAAAAGCAAGCTACGTCACCCAGTCGCCTACACAGAGATGAGGTGTATATCGTCTCTCATGCCAGACAACGACCAGCAGAACAAACCGAAGcctaaaaaattaaaaacttttgcTTCCAGCATTGAGGAGAGCGATGGTGACAATACAACTCTCAACAGCTTTCTTCCTGATCATTAGTTCAGCAAAGGCTCATGATATAAGACATGGTTCTTTTCATCTACTAAACACCATAAGTAGATTAGTGCCGCTGAGGAAAGGAAGACTGCATGAAAGAGTAGGGTAGTTAGGCATTTCTATTTATAAAGGAGTTGCCCTTTTCTTTAGTAAAGGGATACGATCACTGCCATGTAGTGGCAAGGGGTTATGCTTGTACCTCTCCCTTGCACTATGATATCCAAACTTTGAATGTCTTCTAGTTTTggttaagatttttttttcttcccgaaTTTGCAGTTTTTGAATTGCAAATGAATTTCAAAAGTAAATATTTTTTTGGGAAGAAAGACTGAATCAATTGTGCTAAAAGGTCATGTGCAATCTGCAACCAGTTGTTTTTACTGGTCCAATGTGTCTAAAACGATAAAGTAAGTGGAATAGCCCATAGTTTTGATGCAGATTTGTTTGTCTGCAtggtaatataataataaaaaaacgagGATAATCTGATCCTGCAGTAAAGTGAAATGTGGCAAACTGCACCTTTTCCTTGCTTGTAGTAGATGGGATAAATGTAAGGCTGTTGTGCGGTCAgcatcagactacacagggttcaTTTGTAGTCTGTAGCCTTGGATACAGAGAGTTTTGCAAATTAGTTATAGATATATTAATCAAGTATTTGAAAGATTACTTTAATTTTTACTTTAGATATATATCTTAGCAAAAAAAATTGTGAAGTGTCCATAGTCTTTAGAAAAAAGAAccttacttaaggtaccttcacactaaacgatatcgctagcgatccgtgacgttgcagcgtcctggctagcgatatcgttcagtgtgacacgcagcagcgatcagaatcctgctgtgatgtcgttggtcggggctagaaggccagaactttatttggtcgctggctctcccgctgacatcgctgaatcggcgtgtgtgacaccgattcagcgatgtcttcactggtaaccagggtaaacatcggttactaagcgcagggccgcgcttagtaacccgatgtttaccctggttaccatcctaaaagtaaaaaaaacaaacacttcatacttaccttccgctgtctgtccctcggcgctgtg
This region of Ranitomeya imitator isolate aRanImi1 chromosome 1, aRanImi1.pri, whole genome shotgun sequence genomic DNA includes:
- the SELPLG gene encoding P-selectin glycoprotein ligand 1 produces the protein MYFLSTILLGLLISPAITYKLPLRNGPPLTDDNTIDKPYNLQWEWHSQDRMDEGKFMLAHLRRVKKSPKEDVKSDEKIIPKVDPTEPLYEELSDTTPYILEASSALTKAKKMPVLSKVETTPLTNLKQPTKRAELDEDETTPLSDLEHTANLAELDEDETTPLSDLEHTTNGAELDEEKTTPLSDLAHTTNGAELDEDETTTLSDLEQTTNIAKQALNEDETTQVRKSITQPQTLVTESPLNPNTSEELPVLTSKTFNKATTVSQINSKGSQDASSPQTTTNDKLLEDITSSSSPKAPKTSSSSTSVILQDLTTEHDVASSSPTKPSGVTYISTSLEDKVHTQSMMRQCMLTILILSVVCTIFIISTIALAAKLSSMNQKSKLRHPVAYTEMRCISSLMPDNDQQNKPKPKKLKTFASSIEESDGDNTTLNSFLPDH